In Kineococcus sp. NBC_00420, a single genomic region encodes these proteins:
- the ligA gene encoding NAD-dependent DNA ligase LigA produces the protein MAPVNDDGLVPPAARHRWEELVARIEGARFSYYVRDSSPLSDGQYDELEKELRALEDEHPQLRTPDSPTQTVGGTFSTEFTAVDHPERMLSLDNAFSTDELSSWAARVEKEVGAGARYLCEPKIDGLAIDLVYEDGRLVRGVTRGDGRTGEDVTFNVRTIDDIPHRLRGEGVPEFLEVRGEVFFHLEGFAAINAGLVEAGKPPFANPRNAAAGSLRQKDPRVTATRPLRMLVHGIGARRGMENDSQSGAYEKLAAWGLPTSPRVRVVDTLPEVADYVRYYGEHRHDVEHEIDGVVVKVDQVPLQRRLGSTSRAPRWAIAYKYPPEEVTTLLRDIQVNVGRTGRVTPFAVLEPVLVAGSTVGMATLHNADEVRRKGVLIGDTVVVRKAGDVIPEVLGPVVESRTGDEREFVMPTHCPECGTELAHQKADDVDIRCPNSRSCPAQLRERVFHLAGRGSFDVEALGDKAATALLEAGVITDEGDLFTLTEDDLTRVPLFTTKAGAISANGKRLLKNLEERRSQPLWRVLVGLSIRHVGPTAARALADRFASMTAIEEASSEEIASAEGVGPTIADAVVEWLAIDWHRDVVRKWREAGVRMADERDETTPRVLEGLSIVVTGSLTGFSRDEAKEAILSRGGKASSGVSKKTDYVVVGEAAGTKADKAEQLKVRVLDEEGFVTLLEGGPDAVALPEPDAEPDEEAEPEGS, from the coding sequence ATGGCTCCCGTGAACGACGACGGTCTGGTCCCGCCCGCTGCGAGGCACCGCTGGGAGGAGCTCGTCGCCCGGATCGAGGGTGCGCGCTTCTCCTACTACGTGCGCGACTCCTCGCCGCTGAGCGACGGGCAGTACGACGAGCTGGAGAAGGAGCTGCGCGCGCTCGAGGACGAGCACCCGCAGCTGCGGACCCCCGACTCGCCCACCCAGACCGTCGGGGGGACCTTCTCGACGGAGTTCACCGCCGTCGACCACCCCGAGCGGATGCTCAGCCTCGACAACGCCTTCTCCACCGACGAGCTCTCCTCGTGGGCGGCCCGGGTGGAGAAGGAGGTCGGCGCGGGCGCCCGCTACCTGTGCGAACCGAAGATCGACGGCCTCGCCATCGACCTCGTCTACGAGGACGGCCGCCTCGTCCGGGGCGTCACCCGCGGCGACGGTCGGACGGGGGAGGACGTGACCTTCAACGTCCGCACGATCGACGACATCCCGCACCGCCTCCGCGGGGAGGGCGTCCCGGAGTTCCTCGAGGTCCGCGGCGAGGTGTTCTTCCACCTGGAGGGTTTCGCGGCCATCAACGCGGGGCTCGTCGAGGCCGGGAAGCCCCCGTTCGCGAACCCGCGCAACGCCGCCGCGGGGTCGTTGCGGCAGAAGGACCCCCGGGTGACCGCGACGCGTCCGCTGCGGATGCTGGTGCACGGCATCGGCGCGCGCCGCGGGATGGAGAACGACTCGCAGTCCGGGGCCTACGAGAAGCTCGCCGCCTGGGGGCTGCCGACGTCCCCGCGGGTCAGGGTCGTGGACACCCTGCCCGAGGTGGCGGACTACGTCCGGTACTACGGCGAGCACCGCCACGACGTCGAGCACGAGATCGACGGGGTCGTCGTCAAGGTCGACCAGGTCCCCCTGCAGCGCAGGCTGGGTTCCACCTCGCGCGCACCGCGGTGGGCCATCGCCTACAAGTACCCGCCCGAGGAGGTCACGACGCTCCTGCGCGACATCCAGGTCAACGTGGGTCGCACCGGGCGGGTCACCCCGTTCGCGGTGCTCGAACCCGTCCTGGTGGCGGGGTCGACGGTCGGCATGGCGACCCTGCACAACGCCGACGAGGTCAGGCGCAAGGGCGTCCTCATCGGTGACACCGTGGTGGTCCGCAAGGCGGGCGACGTCATCCCCGAGGTCCTCGGCCCGGTCGTCGAGTCCCGGACCGGTGACGAACGCGAGTTCGTGATGCCGACGCACTGCCCCGAGTGCGGGACGGAACTGGCCCACCAGAAGGCCGACGACGTCGACATCCGCTGCCCCAACTCCCGCAGCTGCCCGGCGCAGCTGCGCGAACGCGTCTTCCACCTCGCGGGTCGGGGGTCCTTCGACGTCGAGGCCCTCGGCGACAAGGCGGCGACGGCGTTGCTGGAGGCCGGGGTCATCACCGACGAGGGCGACCTCTTCACCCTCACCGAGGACGACCTGACCCGCGTCCCGCTGTTCACGACGAAGGCGGGTGCGATCTCCGCCAACGGCAAGCGCCTGCTGAAGAACCTCGAGGAGCGCAGGTCGCAACCGCTGTGGCGGGTGCTGGTCGGGTTGTCGATCCGCCACGTCGGCCCCACCGCCGCCCGTGCGCTGGCCGACCGGTTCGCGTCGATGACCGCGATCGAGGAGGCGAGCTCCGAGGAGATCGCCTCCGCCGAGGGCGTCGGCCCCACGATCGCGGACGCGGTGGTCGAGTGGCTGGCCATCGACTGGCACCGCGACGTGGTCCGCAAGTGGCGCGAGGCCGGGGTGCGGATGGCGGACGAGCGCGACGAGACGACCCCGCGGGTGCTGGAGGGGTTGTCGATCGTCGTCACCGGTTCGCTGACCGGGTTCTCCCGCGACGAGGCGAAGGAGGCGATCTTGTCCCGCGGCGGCAAGGCCTCCAGCGGCGTCTCGAAGAAGACGGACTACGTCGTCGTCGGGGAGGCCGCAGGGACGAAGGCCGACAAGGCCGAGCAGTTGAAGGTCCGGGTCCTCGACGAGGAGGGTTTCGTCACGCTGCTCGAGGGTGGGCCCGACGCGGTGGCCCTGCCCGAGCCGGACGCGGAACCCGACGAGGAGGCCGAGCCCGAGGGCTCGTGA
- a CDS encoding Lrp/AsnC family transcriptional regulator, protein MRDLDDVDRELLVLLARDGRATFNDLGARVGLSAPAAKRRVDRLVADGVIASFTAVVDPAALGWRTEAFVEVRCHGTVSPAELRRAWQGIPEIVGAYTVTGPADALIHVLARDVQHLEQALERVRDEANISATDSVIVLSRLVDRGR, encoded by the coding sequence TTGCGCGACCTCGACGACGTCGACCGCGAGCTCCTCGTCCTGCTCGCCCGGGACGGCCGGGCGACCTTCAACGACCTCGGCGCGCGGGTCGGCCTCTCCGCCCCGGCCGCGAAGCGCCGCGTCGACCGCCTCGTCGCCGACGGCGTCATCGCCTCCTTCACCGCCGTCGTCGACCCGGCGGCCCTCGGCTGGCGCACCGAGGCCTTCGTCGAGGTCCGCTGCCACGGGACCGTCTCCCCGGCGGAGCTGCGTCGGGCCTGGCAGGGGATCCCCGAGATCGTCGGTGCCTACACCGTCACCGGCCCCGCCGATGCGTTGATCCACGTCCTGGCCCGCGACGTCCAGCACCTCGAGCAGGCCCTGGAGCGGGTCCGGGACGAGGCGAACATCTCCGCCACCGACTCCGTCATCGTGCTCTCGCGCCTCGTGGACCGGGGACGGTGA
- a CDS encoding alpha/beta hydrolase: protein MPHRRPAVLATVSAFALAGPLLMVVQPAAAQPSVPGIQRPATVEEAQREFEARTPQRYRDQDLAWTPCTPAQIGVLNALVGGLECAQVAVPRDWNAPEEGDPLQVTISRVPHAGPRPQRSIITNPGGPGGAGLTLATLGSSIPALAATEVIGLDVRGTGASSPLTCGGDLTSAYGALPDPHDRSPEALALTAKVVQAAADACADDPLKDVVNTRQTVLDVDLVRDALDRDTIDWVGYSGGTWLGTQFATQLPGRVGRFVLDSTVDATAGYEQVFSYQPMAFQRRFEQDYAPWAAAGNSSYGLGSTGEEVVATYDRLRADLAARPLEIPGLPLDGTVLDALVAQSMYGKSSFGQLSWLLSGVQLLHDLRGPGDAQAPAALSSSVAALARALAPAPPAAESQTATFAATTCNDSPWNRSQEHWNAVGDEQGAKYPLLGYGQSAQICAYWDRADLRLPDVDGADLPPLLIVQSRHDPATAYEGAVKTHEALGSSILLTVEDEGDHGIYGMGNACVDDVVDAFLTTGATPAGDLSCEGVGLPPVAGGPGEDLLAKVLRAARAGSSI from the coding sequence GTGCCCCACCGCCGACCCGCCGTCCTCGCCACGGTGAGCGCCTTCGCGCTCGCCGGGCCCCTGCTGATGGTGGTGCAGCCCGCCGCCGCGCAACCCTCCGTCCCGGGGATCCAGCGCCCCGCCACCGTGGAGGAGGCGCAGCGGGAGTTCGAGGCGCGGACCCCCCAGCGCTACCGGGACCAGGACCTCGCCTGGACCCCGTGCACGCCCGCGCAGATCGGGGTCCTCAACGCCCTCGTCGGGGGTCTGGAGTGCGCGCAGGTGGCCGTCCCGCGCGACTGGAACGCCCCGGAGGAGGGCGACCCGCTGCAGGTGACGATCAGCCGGGTCCCGCACGCGGGTCCCCGCCCGCAGCGGAGCATCATCACCAACCCGGGCGGACCGGGAGGTGCGGGTCTGACGCTGGCCACGCTGGGTTCCTCGATCCCGGCGCTCGCCGCCACCGAGGTCATCGGCCTCGACGTCCGGGGCACCGGGGCGAGTTCGCCCCTCACCTGCGGCGGCGACCTGACCTCGGCCTACGGTGCGCTCCCCGACCCCCACGACCGCTCCCCCGAGGCCCTCGCCCTGACCGCGAAGGTCGTGCAGGCCGCGGCGGACGCCTGCGCGGACGACCCGCTGAAGGACGTGGTGAACACCCGGCAGACGGTGCTCGACGTCGACCTGGTCCGCGACGCGCTCGACCGCGACACCATCGACTGGGTCGGCTACTCCGGCGGGACCTGGCTGGGCACGCAGTTCGCGACGCAGCTCCCGGGCCGGGTCGGGCGCTTCGTGCTCGACTCCACCGTCGACGCGACCGCCGGCTACGAGCAGGTCTTCTCCTACCAGCCGATGGCCTTCCAGCGCCGCTTCGAGCAGGACTACGCCCCCTGGGCCGCGGCCGGGAACTCCTCCTACGGTCTGGGTTCCACCGGCGAGGAGGTCGTGGCGACCTACGACCGGCTGCGCGCGGACCTGGCCGCCCGGCCGCTGGAGATCCCGGGTCTGCCCCTCGACGGCACCGTGCTCGACGCCCTCGTGGCGCAGTCGATGTACGGCAAGTCGAGCTTCGGTCAGCTCTCGTGGTTGCTCTCCGGCGTCCAGCTCCTCCACGACCTGCGGGGTCCCGGTGACGCGCAGGCCCCGGCGGCCCTGAGCTCGAGCGTCGCCGCCCTCGCCCGCGCGTTGGCCCCCGCACCCCCGGCCGCCGAGAGCCAGACGGCGACGTTCGCCGCAACCACCTGCAACGACAGCCCGTGGAACCGCAGCCAGGAGCACTGGAACGCCGTCGGGGACGAGCAGGGCGCGAAGTACCCGCTGCTGGGCTACGGGCAGTCGGCCCAGATCTGCGCGTACTGGGACCGCGCCGACCTGCGCCTGCCGGACGTCGACGGCGCCGACCTGCCGCCGCTGCTCATCGTGCAGTCCCGCCACGACCCGGCCACCGCCTACGAGGGTGCCGTGAAGACGCACGAGGCGCTGGGTTCCTCGATCCTGCTGACCGTCGAGGACGAGGGTGACCACGGCATCTACGGGATGGGCAACGCCTGCGTGGACGACGTCGTCGACGCGTTCCTGACCACCGGGGCGACCCCGGCCGGCGACCTCTCCTGCGAGGGGGTCGGGCTGCCGCCGGTCGCCGGCGGGCCCGGGGAGGACCTGCTGGCGAAGGTGCTGCGCGCGGCCCGCGCCGGCTCCTCGATCTGA
- a CDS encoding putative bifunctional diguanylate cyclase/phosphodiesterase, which yields MTSVWDLVRRRASAAFSLLPRGRMLPDEVWHRRHRAIVRVAGLQAVALVVFGAFAGQGVLVSFAGGALVAAPLVLATPTFYSRKLRSATASVSLFLASTVLVQFWHGQTEAHFHFFVMVGLVALYQDWVPFSVGLAIVVVHHGLIGTLFPEDVYDHHSAMTHPWRWMAIHAGFVLAASVTHLSSWRLNEQQGLRDPLTGLANRTMLTEFLTRGLSRHDELGVLFVDLDDFKNVNDSRGHAAGDQLLLAVAQRLRASVRSADLVARLGGDEFAVVIHGGSGPARRVGERFLASLAQPVDVQGQQIYVHASLGTADTATMCGTVSDLDAPAELLRNADLAMYWAKTSGKNRLVAYAEGMSQAAQDKASLRDDLAAALAEDQFEVFYQPTVDYRKGGEETSTKGYEALLRWQHPKRGTVPPLEFVPLAEASGDILAIGAWVLRTATMQAATWTAERGHPVGIAVNLSAVQLASDEIIETVRAALRESGLRPHQLTLEVTESVLVDDLEAVSARLAQLRATGVLVAIDDFGTGYSSLSYLRRLPVDTVKIDRSFISDLAQGGSATTLVASIIELARSLGLDVVAEGVETEQQAQVLRDLSCTYAQGYLYARPQPAHIAGQAQGALSAAPAPQVASA from the coding sequence GTGACCTCCGTCTGGGACCTCGTGCGTCGACGGGCCAGTGCTGCCTTCTCGTTGCTGCCGCGCGGGCGGATGCTGCCCGACGAGGTGTGGCACCGCCGCCACCGGGCGATCGTGCGGGTCGCCGGTCTGCAGGCGGTCGCGCTGGTCGTCTTCGGTGCCTTCGCAGGGCAGGGAGTCCTGGTGAGCTTCGCGGGTGGCGCGCTCGTCGCGGCTCCGCTGGTCCTGGCGACCCCGACGTTCTACTCGCGCAAGCTCCGGTCGGCGACCGCCTCGGTCAGCCTGTTCCTCGCCTCCACGGTGCTCGTGCAGTTCTGGCACGGGCAGACCGAGGCGCACTTCCACTTCTTCGTCATGGTGGGCCTCGTCGCCCTCTACCAGGACTGGGTCCCCTTCAGCGTCGGGCTGGCGATCGTCGTCGTCCACCACGGCCTCATCGGCACCCTCTTCCCGGAGGACGTCTACGACCACCACTCCGCGATGACCCACCCCTGGCGGTGGATGGCGATCCACGCCGGGTTCGTCCTGGCGGCCAGCGTCACGCACCTCTCGTCCTGGCGGCTCAACGAGCAGCAGGGGTTGCGCGACCCCCTGACCGGCCTCGCCAACCGCACGATGCTCACCGAGTTCCTCACCCGCGGGCTGTCCCGTCACGACGAGCTCGGGGTGCTCTTCGTCGACCTCGACGACTTCAAGAACGTCAACGACTCCCGGGGCCACGCGGCCGGCGACCAGCTGCTGCTCGCCGTCGCGCAGCGCCTGCGCGCCTCGGTCCGCAGCGCCGACCTCGTCGCCCGCCTCGGCGGGGACGAGTTCGCCGTCGTCATCCACGGCGGATCGGGCCCCGCGCGCCGGGTCGGTGAACGGTTCCTCGCCAGCCTGGCCCAGCCCGTCGACGTCCAGGGACAGCAGATCTACGTCCACGCCAGCCTCGGTACCGCCGACACGGCGACGATGTGCGGCACGGTCAGCGATCTGGACGCCCCCGCGGAACTCCTGCGCAACGCCGACCTGGCGATGTACTGGGCCAAGACCAGCGGCAAGAACCGGCTCGTCGCCTACGCCGAGGGGATGTCGCAGGCCGCGCAGGACAAGGCCTCGTTGCGCGACGACCTCGCGGCCGCGCTGGCCGAGGACCAGTTCGAGGTCTTCTACCAGCCGACGGTGGACTACCGGAAGGGCGGGGAGGAGACCTCCACGAAGGGGTACGAGGCGCTGCTGCGCTGGCAGCACCCGAAGCGCGGCACCGTCCCGCCGCTGGAGTTCGTCCCGCTGGCCGAGGCCAGCGGGGACATCCTCGCCATCGGGGCCTGGGTGCTGCGCACCGCGACGATGCAGGCCGCGACCTGGACGGCCGAACGCGGTCACCCCGTCGGCATCGCCGTCAACCTCTCCGCCGTCCAGCTGGCGTCCGACGAGATCATCGAGACCGTCCGCGCGGCCCTGCGCGAGAGCGGCCTGCGTCCGCACCAGCTCACGCTGGAGGTGACCGAGAGCGTCCTCGTCGACGACCTCGAGGCGGTGTCCGCGCGGTTGGCGCAGCTGCGCGCCACCGGCGTCCTGGTGGCCATCGACGACTTCGGGACCGGCTACTCGAGCCTCTCCTACCTGCGCCGACTACCGGTCGACACGGTCAAGATCGACCGTTCGTTCATCAGCGACCTCGCCCAGGGCGGGTCGGCGACGACGCTGGTCGCGAGCATCATCGAACTCGCCCGCAGCCTGGGCCTCGACGTCGTCGCCGAAGGGGTGGAGACCGAGCAGCAGGCCCAGGTGCTGCGGGACCTGTCCTGCACCTACGCCCAGGGCTACCTCTACGCCCGACCGCAGCCCGCGCACATCGCGGGGCAGGCCCAGGGCGCCCTGTCCGCGGCGCCGGCCCCGCAGGTCGCGTCCGCCTGA
- the ddaH gene encoding dimethylargininase: MTASLTETSRADRVARPRHFVMCRPTHFTVSYEINPWMDTTQAVDADVALAQWEELKATHERLGHIVDVVPGVPGLPDMVYAANGALLTAGGNVGVRFTHPERAGEAEAYASWLEENGFGPVHRPVETNEGEGDLLVVGDHLLAGFGFRTALAAHAELARVLGREVTSLELVDPRFYHLDTALTVLDDDPAHPDVAYFPGAFSPAAQAVLQQLFPDALLTDEETAAVLGMNAVSDGLHVVLSPRAQRYADLLAERGYQPVPVDLSELLKGGGGAKCCTLVVRR; this comes from the coding sequence GTGACCGCATCGTTGACCGAGACCTCCCGCGCCGACCGCGTGGCCCGCCCCCGCCACTTCGTGATGTGCCGCCCGACGCACTTCACGGTCTCCTACGAGATCAACCCGTGGATGGACACCACGCAGGCCGTCGACGCCGACGTGGCGCTGGCCCAGTGGGAGGAGCTCAAGGCGACCCATGAACGGCTCGGCCACATCGTCGACGTCGTCCCCGGCGTCCCCGGACTGCCCGACATGGTCTACGCCGCCAACGGGGCGCTGCTCACCGCCGGGGGCAACGTCGGGGTCCGCTTCACCCACCCCGAACGCGCCGGCGAGGCCGAGGCGTACGCGAGCTGGCTCGAGGAGAACGGCTTCGGTCCGGTGCACCGCCCCGTCGAGACCAACGAGGGCGAGGGCGACCTACTCGTCGTCGGTGACCACCTGCTCGCCGGGTTCGGGTTCCGCACCGCCCTGGCCGCGCACGCGGAACTGGCCCGCGTCCTCGGTCGTGAGGTCACCTCGCTGGAACTCGTCGACCCGCGGTTCTACCACCTCGACACCGCGCTCACCGTCCTCGACGACGACCCCGCACACCCCGACGTCGCCTACTTCCCGGGCGCCTTCTCCCCCGCCGCCCAGGCCGTCCTGCAGCAGCTGTTCCCGGACGCGCTGCTCACCGACGAGGAGACCGCCGCGGTGCTGGGGATGAACGCGGTCAGCGACGGCCTGCACGTCGTGCTCTCCCCCCGCGCGCAGCGCTACGCCGACCTGCTGGCGGAACGCGGCTACCAGCCGGTGCCCGTCGACCTCTCGGAGCTGCTCAAGGGTGGCGGGGGCGCGAAGTGCTGCACCCTCGTCGTGCGGCGCTGA
- a CDS encoding GNAT family N-acetyltransferase, which produces MTDLTFREAEPADVADVVALVESAYRGDSSRAGWTTEADLLDGRRTDEAGIAAVLAAPDATLLLAERDGRTVGCCELRRVGELGYFGTFAVDPAIQGGGIGARLLAHADAEAVRRWGAPALEMTVIAQRGDLIAWYERLGFVATGERRPFPYGDERFGRPRRDDLEFVVLRRPTGTSRR; this is translated from the coding sequence GTGACTGACCTGACCTTCCGCGAGGCGGAACCCGCCGACGTGGCCGACGTCGTGGCCCTCGTCGAGTCGGCCTACCGGGGGGACTCGAGCCGGGCCGGCTGGACGACCGAGGCGGACCTGCTGGACGGTCGCCGGACCGACGAGGCGGGGATCGCCGCCGTGCTCGCGGCGCCCGACGCGACCCTGCTGCTGGCCGAACGCGACGGCCGGACCGTCGGCTGCTGCGAACTGCGACGGGTCGGGGAGCTCGGCTACTTCGGGACCTTCGCGGTCGACCCCGCGATCCAGGGCGGGGGCATCGGCGCCCGGCTGCTCGCCCACGCCGACGCGGAGGCGGTGCGGCGCTGGGGCGCGCCCGCGCTGGAGATGACCGTCATCGCCCAGCGCGGGGACCTCATCGCCTGGTACGAACGGCTCGGGTTCGTCGCGACCGGTGAGCGGCGCCCGTTCCCCTACGGCGACGAACGGTTCGGCCGGCCCCGCCGCGACGACCTGGAGTTCGTGGTCCTGCGGCGGCCGACGGGAACCAGTCGCCGTTGA
- a CDS encoding DUF445 domain-containing protein, with amino-acid sequence MTDDERRSALRRMRTIATSLLVLAAIVYALTIGDTGAMGYVNAAAEAAMVGAVADWFAVTALFRHPLKLPIPHTALIPRRKEALGKSLEQFVAENFLAEEVVRDKVVRAGIPRRVGSWLTERGGAARVVDEASTVLTGALGILRDEEVTNVLDQVVVRRLGAQSWSPTVGRLLGEVVADGTHHPVVDLTLAEAQRWLRANEDRVRTMVTGRAPLWVPDWLNDRLGKRVYTEAQNWVDEVVADRDSAGRKAIDDLLARYADALQNDPETRAKADEFQQRLLNSPGLADTVAGLWSSVRGFLLEALEDPTSSLRARSEEALVDLGHRLVEDEVFAKRVEGHVSDAAGHVVRRFAPELATVISDTVARWDGDDAAQRIELHVGRDLQFIRINGTVVGGLVGVFIHTVTVLVS; translated from the coding sequence ATGACCGACGACGAACGCCGCTCCGCGCTGCGCCGCATGCGCACGATCGCGACGAGCCTGCTCGTGCTGGCCGCGATCGTCTACGCCCTGACCATCGGCGACACCGGGGCGATGGGCTACGTCAACGCCGCCGCCGAGGCCGCGATGGTCGGCGCGGTCGCGGACTGGTTCGCCGTCACCGCCCTGTTCCGGCACCCGCTGAAGCTGCCGATCCCGCACACCGCGCTCATCCCGCGCCGCAAGGAGGCGCTGGGCAAGAGCCTCGAGCAGTTCGTGGCCGAGAACTTCCTCGCGGAGGAGGTCGTGCGCGACAAGGTGGTGCGCGCCGGGATCCCCCGCCGGGTGGGGTCGTGGCTGACCGAGCGCGGCGGCGCGGCCCGCGTCGTCGACGAGGCCTCGACGGTCCTCACCGGGGCGCTGGGGATCCTGCGCGACGAGGAGGTCACCAACGTCCTCGACCAGGTCGTCGTCCGGCGCCTCGGGGCGCAGTCGTGGAGCCCGACGGTGGGCCGGTTGCTGGGCGAGGTCGTCGCCGACGGCACCCACCACCCCGTCGTCGACCTGACGCTGGCCGAGGCGCAGCGCTGGCTGCGGGCCAACGAGGACCGCGTCCGGACGATGGTCACCGGCCGGGCACCGCTGTGGGTCCCGGACTGGCTCAACGACCGGCTCGGCAAACGCGTCTACACCGAGGCCCAGAACTGGGTCGACGAGGTCGTCGCCGACCGCGACAGCGCGGGCCGCAAGGCCATCGACGACCTGCTGGCCCGCTACGCCGACGCGCTGCAGAACGACCCGGAGACCCGGGCCAAGGCGGACGAGTTCCAGCAGCGGCTGCTGAACTCCCCCGGCCTGGCCGACACCGTCGCCGGGTTGTGGTCCAGCGTGCGGGGTTTCCTGCTCGAGGCGCTCGAGGACCCCACGTCCTCGCTGCGGGCCCGCAGCGAGGAGGCCCTGGTCGACCTCGGCCACCGCCTCGTCGAGGACGAGGTGTTCGCCAAGCGGGTCGAGGGGCACGTCTCCGACGCCGCGGGGCACGTCGTGCGCCGCTTCGCCCCGGAACTGGCGACGGTCATCTCCGACACCGTGGCCCGCTGGGACGGTGACGACGCGGCCCAGCGGATCGAGCTGCACGTCGGTCGCGACCTGCAGTTCATCCGCATCAACGGCACGGTCGTGGGCGGTCTGGTCGGGGTCTTCATCCACACGGTCACGGTGCTCGTCAGCTGA
- a CDS encoding methionine synthase, with amino-acid sequence MPEDVSENAPGTAAAVGSMPGEDPREAARTVFGELGEPPHVPHLPQLPARGPGADALGRTASLLVDLHVDLQPAGWRFVDAPGRDAGRAASFLRADLDELAEAADGWSGPLALAVVGPWSLLAAVELHRGERAVSDHGARRDVIASLAEGLKVHVGDVRRLVPGAQVVVHVEEPSLAAVLEGRVPTQSGYGTLRSVDRSLVRDGLRDVLTAVRDAGAEPVVRLRAEDAPWALVREAGAAGIALDVRDLGVAGWESVAAGIEDGLRLWAGILPVTGTAPAVAALVDVVRVPWRRIGLPATGLADVVVTPAEGLSQTDPAAVRGLLTRLREAAGAMAEASGD; translated from the coding sequence GTGCCAGAAGACGTGTCAGAGAACGCACCAGGAACGGCCGCCGCCGTCGGATCCATGCCGGGGGAGGACCCGCGCGAGGCCGCGCGGACCGTCTTCGGTGAGCTCGGCGAACCCCCGCACGTCCCGCACCTGCCGCAGCTGCCGGCCCGGGGGCCCGGGGCGGACGCGCTGGGACGCACGGCGTCGCTGCTGGTGGACCTGCACGTGGACCTGCAACCCGCGGGGTGGCGCTTCGTCGACGCCCCCGGCCGCGACGCCGGGCGGGCGGCGTCGTTCCTGCGCGCCGACCTCGACGAGCTCGCCGAGGCCGCCGACGGCTGGAGCGGCCCGCTGGCGCTCGCCGTCGTGGGGCCGTGGTCGCTGCTGGCCGCGGTCGAGCTGCACCGCGGCGAGCGCGCCGTCTCCGACCACGGCGCCCGGCGCGACGTGATCGCCTCACTGGCCGAGGGGTTGAAGGTGCACGTCGGCGACGTGCGGCGCCTCGTCCCCGGCGCGCAGGTCGTCGTGCACGTCGAGGAACCCTCCCTCGCCGCCGTCCTCGAAGGCCGGGTCCCGACCCAGTCCGGGTACGGGACGTTGCGCTCCGTGGACCGCTCGCTCGTGCGCGACGGGTTGCGCGACGTCCTCACCGCCGTCCGCGACGCGGGCGCCGAGCCCGTCGTCCGGCTGCGGGCCGAGGACGCGCCCTGGGCGCTGGTCCGGGAGGCGGGGGCGGCCGGCATCGCGCTCGACGTCCGCGACCTCGGCGTGGCGGGCTGGGAGTCGGTCGCGGCGGGGATCGAGGACGGGCTGCGGCTGTGGGCGGGGATCCTGCCCGTGACCGGGACCGCCCCGGCGGTCGCCGCGCTCGTCGACGTGGTGCGGGTGCCGTGGCGACGGATCGGGTTGCCCGCGACCGGGTTGGCCGATGTCGTCGTGACCCCGGCCGAGGGGTTGTCGCAGACGGACCCCGCGGCCGTGCGGGGACTGCTGACGCGGCTGCGCGAGGCGGCCGGGGCGATGGCGGAGGCCTCCGGTGACTGA